The nucleotide window GGACCCGGGCGCCCGAAAAGCACCCTCCGCCGTAAAAAAGAAGGACTGATCACCATTCTCCCGTACAGCAATATTTTTATACTATGACTATACTCAAATTAAAACTGGACCAGGAGCAATTGGTAGAAGATTTTTTTGAGAACACCCACCTGATCGGTATCGCCTCTAGCGCCCGCGATTACCAGCTCTGCTGGCAGATCAACCGGCAGCTATATACCAACTTCAGGGTCAACAACCTCCTGGAAATTACCCTTTCGAAGAAAAACAGGTCCTTCCATTTTACAGTGATGGAGTTTAACGAGCCTACCAATTCCGTCTCCCACTACTTTTACAATAACCACTGCCAGGCAGAATTTTTGCTGCCTGAACTAAAGCACATCCACTTCCTCTGGCTGATCAAAGGAGATTATTACCAGGCTACGGATATAAAAAAATTATTGGACGAATTACGCCTCGTACCGCTTGTACAATTAGTATCTTTACTGGATACGAGAGAGATTAAAAATAGAATGAACCTCATTTTTTAGGACAGGATTTAAGACCGACAGCTGCTTCCAGCATAATATTTTGAACCAGCAACCTACTGAATTGCCTTGTTTTCACCTTTAAACATTCCGCTGTATGTGGGCAAAAAAAGACAATCAACTGTACCGGGCTTTTATCTTCAAAGACTTCCGGGAAGCATTCGCGTTCATGACCAAAGTGGCCCTGGTAGCTGAAAAGATGGACCATCATCCCTACTGGATCAATATCTACAATACAGTAGAAATATACCTCAGCACACATGATGCCGGCAACGTGGTGACAGAGAAAGACCAAAATATGGCGAAAGCCATCGATCAATTGTTATAATCAAAATCTCATACACCATCTGTGAAGCGCATTATTATCCTAATGCTGTTGTACTGTTATACTGCAGGAGCCTTTGCCATTAACCCCTCCCATGATACCCTGATAGCAAAAGACGGTTTTGCTGCCTCGGAACTGGACCTGCGTCCCTACATAAACAGCCTCTCCGACAAAGAGGGTCACCTGAGCATACAACAGGTGACACATCTGCCCTTTACCCCATCCCCACAACTCTTTCATGACTACAAAAAAAATAACGGACAGGTCAACAACTGCTGGC belongs to Chitinophaga sp. HK235 and includes:
- a CDS encoding IPExxxVDY family protein, coding for MTILKLKLDQEQLVEDFFENTHLIGIASSARDYQLCWQINRQLYTNFRVNNLLEITLSKKNRSFHFTVMEFNEPTNSVSHYFYNNHCQAEFLLPELKHIHFLWLIKGDYYQATDIKKLLDELRLVPLVQLVSLLDTREIKNRMNLIF
- a CDS encoding 4a-hydroxytetrahydrobiopterin dehydratase, producing the protein MWAKKDNQLYRAFIFKDFREAFAFMTKVALVAEKMDHHPYWINIYNTVEIYLSTHDAGNVVTEKDQNMAKAIDQLL